From Aptenodytes patagonicus chromosome 1, bAptPat1.pri.cur, whole genome shotgun sequence, one genomic window encodes:
- the SOWAHC gene encoding ankyrin repeat domain-containing protein SOWAHC codes for MAEPAELRQESVVRFLAARGGRARNAELLEHFRDWLSPPEPGRRAAARHRFKELVNAVATVRQEPGTGAKYVHLRRRYCAPEPPAAAPTPGEEEAAAVGDSAERPSPPPSPRAGAEEAPPPPAGEDAGSRPQPAGRRGEPPRPSPAAGGGQRKGSRRGPPPGRGGGGEEAAVAAGPGRPPPAEEAGAAEGAPGAAAQGGGRRSLREAARGGSPQLKRGALPGGARGRGGDSDSASVASSSAEEEGSTTGAVALDPLEHAWMLSASDGRWESLEGLLSCEPALLCKRDFITGFTVLHWAAKHGRQELLATLVNFAQRHQLPVDINARTSGGHTALHIAAMHGHAEVVKLLVGAYDADVDIRDYSGRKAAQYLHQGTSGDMRSLVGALEEEEEEGAAGNGSGRWRLSKVLPSNLMSYRLSHHHHHHSTGEEAEGTEGAAVPGKGKEMTRKASGSGRMKPRLNKIRFRTQIIHNTPSFRGDTEEEEHEEKSLKASFKLRPKSNVFG; via the coding sequence ATGGCGGAGCCGGCGGAGCTGCGGCAGGAGTCGGTGGTGCGGTTCctggcggcgcggggcgggcgggcgcgcaaCGCGGAGCTGCTGGAGCATTTCCGGGACTGGCTCAGCCCCCCGgagcccggccgccgcgccgccgcccgccaccGCTTCAAGGAGCTGGTCAACGCCGTGGCCACCGTGCGCCAGGAGCCCGGCACCGGCGCCAAGTACGTGCACCTCCGCCGCCGGTACTGCGCCCcggagccccccgccgccgccccgacccccggggaggaggaggcggcggcggtgggggacAGCGCGGAGCGGCCGAGCCCACCGCCCTCCCCGCGGGCGGGCGCTgaggaggcgccgccgccgccggcgggcgaGGATGCCGGCAGCCGCCCTCagcccgcggggcggcggggtgAGCCGCCCCGGCcgagcccggcggcgggcggaggccAGCGAAAGGGCTCccggcgggggccgccgcccggGCGCGGCGGAGGCGGCGAGGAGGCTGCGGTAgcggcgggcccggggcggcctCCGCCGGCGGAGGAGGCGGGGGCGGCGGAGGgcgcccccggggcggcggcgcagGGGGGCGGCCGCAGGAGCCtgcgggaggcggcgcggggcggctcgCCCCAGCTGAAGCGCGGCGCCCTCCCCGGGGGGGcccgcggccgcggcggcgacTCGGACAGCGCCTCGGTGGCCTCCTCTTCCGCCGAGGAGGAGGGGAGCACCACCGGCGCCGTGGCTCTGGACCCCCTGGAGCACGCCTGGATGCTGTCGGCCTCGGACGGGCGGTGGGAGAGCCTGGAGGGGCTGCTGAGCTGTGAGCCGGCGCTGCTCTGCAAGCGGGACTTCATCACCGGCTTCACGGTGCTGCACTGGGCCGCCAAGCACGGGcggcaggagctgctggccacGCTGGTCAACTTTGCCCAGCGGCACCAGCTGCCCGTGGACATCAATGCCCGCACCAGTGGCGGGCACACCGCGCTGCACATAGCCGCCATGCACGGCCACGCCGAAGTGGTGAAGCTGCTGGTAGGAGCCTACGACGCCGACGTGGACATCCGCGACTACAGCGGGCGCAAGGCCGCGCAGTACCTGCACCAGGGCACCTCGGGGGACATGCGGAGCCTTGTGGGggccctggaggaggaggaggaggaaggggctgccggCAATGGGAGCGGGCGCTGGAGGCTCTCCAAGGTGTTGCCCTCCAACCTCATGAGCTACCggctctcccaccaccaccaccatcacagCACTGGGGAGGAAGCTGAGGGCACTGAAGGGGCAGCAGTGCCAGGCAAGGGCAAGGAGATGACCAGGAAAGCCTCCGGCAGCGGGCGGATGAAGCCTCGGCTTAATAAGATCCGCTTCAGGACTCAGATCATCCACAACACGCCATCCTTTCGTGGTGACACCGAGGAAGAAGAGCACGAGGAGAAATCCCTGAAAGCGTCGTTCAAGCTCAGGCCGAAGTCCAATGTCTTTGGATAA